A stretch of Desulfotalea psychrophila LSv54 DNA encodes these proteins:
- a CDS encoding CDP-alcohol phosphatidyltransferase family protein: MLDRYILPRTSSFLSFCARLLHARDITANRVTLFGLCCGLVTLPLLAVEQYIPALFCICLNRFLDGVDGALARIQGASDDGAYLDIVCDFIFYAVVVLGFALAAPGENALAADLLLAAFMGTSSSFLAFAVFAERRSLPLIVYPSKGFYYLGGLAEGTETICFFILFCLLPQWFPALALFFALLCLVTTVVRVFFAYRLLQEPHP, encoded by the coding sequence ATGCTCGATCGTTATATACTACCCAGAACCAGCTCTTTTTTATCCTTCTGCGCTCGTCTCCTCCATGCCCGGGACATCACTGCCAATCGGGTAACCCTCTTTGGCCTTTGCTGTGGCCTTGTTACCCTGCCTCTTTTAGCGGTCGAACAGTATATTCCTGCCCTGTTCTGTATCTGTCTTAATCGGTTTTTGGATGGGGTGGATGGGGCCTTGGCCCGTATTCAGGGGGCAAGCGATGATGGAGCCTATCTTGATATAGTTTGTGATTTTATTTTTTATGCCGTGGTAGTTCTGGGCTTTGCCCTGGCCGCGCCTGGGGAGAATGCCCTGGCTGCTGACCTGCTTCTGGCTGCCTTTATGGGTACCTCCTCCTCTTTTTTGGCCTTTGCCGTCTTCGCCGAGAGGAGGTCTCTTCCCCTTATTGTCTATCCCTCTAAGGGGTTTTACTATCTTGGCGGTCTTGCCGAGGGGACGGAGACCATCTGTTTTTTTATTCTCTTCTGTCTCTTGCCCCAGTGGTTCCCCGCTCTGGCGCTTTTTTTCGCCCTGCTCTGTCTGGTGACCACCGTCGTTCGAGTATTTTTTGCCTATCGTCTTCTGCAGGAGCCCCACCCTTAA
- the msrA gene encoding peptide-methionine (S)-S-oxide reductase MsrA, whose product MKLTAFLLLILSLSSASQVMAKSTVLAGGCFWCMESDFEKLDGVSGVVSGFSGGILKNPTYNGRHTGHVEAVQISYDPQKISYRELLEHYWFNIDPFDDKGQFCDKGPSYLAAIFVASKEERHIAEESKRAIEKRFPNRRVITPILKATTFYPIKGHESYHQDYYKKSAIRYKLYRWNCGRDRRLQEIWGDRQD is encoded by the coding sequence ATGAAACTGACAGCCTTTCTCCTGCTAATACTCTCACTTTCCTCAGCATCCCAAGTCATGGCGAAGAGCACAGTACTGGCCGGAGGCTGTTTTTGGTGTATGGAATCGGATTTTGAAAAACTTGACGGGGTGAGCGGGGTGGTTTCAGGCTTTAGTGGAGGGATCTTGAAGAACCCGACTTATAACGGCAGGCATACGGGTCATGTTGAGGCCGTTCAGATAAGCTATGATCCCCAAAAGATCAGCTATCGCGAGCTGTTGGAACATTACTGGTTTAACATCGATCCCTTTGATGACAAAGGACAGTTTTGCGATAAGGGGCCAAGCTATCTGGCCGCCATCTTTGTCGCAAGCAAAGAAGAGAGACACATTGCCGAAGAATCTAAAAGGGCCATAGAGAAGAGATTTCCAAACAGGAGAGTGATAACCCCCATCTTAAAGGCCACAACCTTTTACCCGATCAAGGGCCACGAGAGTTACCACCAGGACTACTATAAAAAGAGCGCCATTCGCTACAAGCTCTACCGTTGGAACTGTGGTCGAGACAGACGTTTGCAGGAGATTTGGGGCGACAGACAAGATTGA
- a CDS encoding ATP-binding cassette domain-containing protein yields MLELKDVQISLQGKALFAPVSAVVARGEILSFMGPSGCGKSTLLSLVSGCLHPVFTFSGEILLDGASLLGLPMERRQVGILFQEVLLFPHMNVGQNLAFALPGSVPGKQRPLQAAQALAGAGLAGFAERSVQTLSGGQKARVSLLRTLLARPRLVLLDEPFSQLDAALRQSFRAFVVEQVEEMDIPALLVTHDSEDVLAAKIVFSQG; encoded by the coding sequence ATGCTTGAACTAAAAGATGTGCAGATATCCCTGCAGGGTAAAGCTCTCTTTGCCCCGGTCAGTGCCGTGGTGGCGCGGGGAGAGATTCTCTCCTTTATGGGGCCCAGTGGTTGTGGTAAATCGACCCTGCTCTCCCTGGTCAGCGGTTGCCTGCATCCGGTCTTTACCTTCTCGGGAGAGATTCTTCTGGATGGGGCCTCTCTCTTGGGCCTGCCCATGGAGAGACGGCAGGTGGGGATTCTCTTTCAGGAAGTCCTGCTCTTTCCCCATATGAATGTCGGTCAGAATCTGGCCTTTGCCCTGCCCGGTTCCGTGCCGGGTAAGCAGCGACCTCTGCAAGCGGCGCAGGCCTTGGCAGGGGCGGGACTTGCAGGTTTTGCCGAGCGTTCTGTTCAGACCCTCTCTGGTGGGCAGAAGGCGCGTGTCTCACTGCTGCGAACCCTGTTGGCAAGGCCACGCCTTGTTCTTCTTGATGAGCCATTTTCTCAGCTTGATGCAGCCCTCAGGCAGAGCTTTAGGGCCTTCGTGGTGGAGCAGGTAGAGGAGATGGATATCCCTGCCCTGTTGGTGACCCATGACAGTGAGGATGTGTTGGCTGCTAAAATCGTTTTTTCTCAGGGGTGA
- a CDS encoding superoxide dismutase — protein sequence MSITLPELPYLKNALAPYISSETLDFHHGKHHSTYVTNLNKLIAGTELENATLEEIIKKTVNDASKSGVFNNAAQIWNHTFYWQSMKAEGGGMPRGAIAEKIDADFGSYDNFVEQLKNAGLTQFGSGWAWLVLNNNKLEIMKTANADTPIAHGLQALLTVDVWEHAYYLDYQNGRGTYLDAFFNNLINWDFVNANLA from the coding sequence ATGAGTATCACCCTACCCGAGCTTCCCTACCTAAAAAATGCCCTGGCACCATATATCAGCTCTGAGACATTGGATTTTCATCATGGCAAACACCACAGTACCTATGTCACCAACCTGAATAAGCTCATCGCCGGTACTGAACTGGAAAATGCGACATTGGAAGAGATCATAAAAAAGACAGTAAACGATGCCAGCAAAAGCGGAGTCTTCAACAATGCCGCCCAGATTTGGAACCATACATTTTACTGGCAATCAATGAAGGCCGAGGGTGGTGGTATGCCAAGGGGTGCCATTGCCGAAAAGATCGATGCCGACTTCGGTAGCTACGACAACTTCGTAGAGCAGCTGAAAAATGCCGGTCTTACTCAGTTCGGCAGCGGTTGGGCCTGGTTGGTCCTGAACAACAACAAGCTGGAAATCATGAAAACCGCCAACGCCGATACCCCCATAGCCCATGGTTTGCAAGCTCTTCTGACCGTGGATGTCTGGGAACATGCCTATTATCTTGACTACCAAAACGGCCGAGGCACCTACCTGGATGCCTTTTTCAACAACCTTATCAACTGGGATTTTGTTAACGCCAATCTCGCCTAG